From a single Myotis daubentonii chromosome 5, mMyoDau2.1, whole genome shotgun sequence genomic region:
- the ZBTB7A gene encoding zinc finger and BTB domain-containing protein 7A, producing the protein MAGGVDGPIGIPFPDHSSDILSGLNEQRTQGLLCDVVILVEGREFPTHRSVLAACSQYFKKLFTSGAVVDQQNVYEIDFVSAEALTALMDFAYTATLTVSTANVSDILSAARLLEIPAVSHVCADLLDRQILAADAGTDAGQLDLVDQIDQRNLLRAKEYLEFFQSNPMNSLPPAAAAAAAAAASFPWSAFGASEDDLDATKEAVAAAVAAVAAGDCNGLDFYGPGPPAERPPAGDGDEGDSNPGLWPERDEDTPAGGLFPPSVAPPAATQNGHYGRGGEEEVSLSEVAPEPGDSPGFLSGTAEGEDGDGTDADGLAASTLLQQMMSSVGRAGSAAAGDSDDESRADDKGVMDYYLKYFSSTHDSDVYPAWSQKVEKKIRAKAFQKCPICEKVIQGAGKLPRHIRTHTGEKPYECNICKVRFTRQDKLKVHMRKHTGEKPYLCQQCGAAFAHNYDLKNHMRVHTGLRPYQCDSCCKTFVRSDHLHRHLKKDGCNGVPSRRGRKPRVRGGGLGGPDPGPGATAPPSASAPPGSPEARRNGQEKHFKDEDEDEEEASPDGLGRLNVAGAGGGGGDGATGNPADGSFAAGLA; encoded by the exons ATGGCCGGCGGCGTGGACGGCCCCATTGGGATTCCGTTCCCCGACCACAGCAGTGACATTCTGAGTGGGCTCAACGAGCAGCGGACACAAGGCCTGCTGTGTGACGTGGTGATCCTGGTGGAGGGCCGAGAGTTTCCCACGCACCGCTCCGTgctggcggcctgcagccagtaCTTCAAGAAGCTGTTCACATCCGGCGCTGTGGTAGATCAGCAGAACGTGTACGAGATTGACTTCGTCAGTGCCGAGGCGCTCACAGCTCTCATGGACTTTGCCTATACGGCCACGCTGACTGTCAGCACAGCCAACGTGAGTGACATCCTCAGTGCTGCCCGCCTGTTGGAGATACCCGCCGTGAGCCACGTCTGCGCCGACCTCCTTGACAGGCAGATCCTGGCAGCCGATGCGGGCACTGATGCTGGGCAGCTGGACCTGGTAGATCAAATTGATCAGCGAAACCTCCTCCGTGCCAAGGAGTACCTCGAGTTCTTCCAGAGTAACCCCATGAACAGCCTGCCCCCCGCAGCCGCTGCTgcagctgccgccgccgccagctTTCCATGGTCAGCCTTTGGCGCATCTGAGGATGACCTGGACGCCACCAAGGAGGCCGTGGCTGCAGCTGTGGCTGCCGTGGCTGCAGGTGACTGCAATGGCTTGGACTTCTATGGACCTGGCCCCCCGGCTGAGCGGCCCCCAGCCGGGGATGGGGACGAGGGCGACAGCAACCCGGGTCTGTGGCCAGAGCGGGATGAGGATACCCCTGCAGGGGGCCTCTTTCCACCTTCCGTGGCCCCTCCAGCTGCCACACAGAACGGCCACTATggccggggtggggaggaggaggtctCACTGTCAGAAGTAGCCCCAGAGCCAGGGGACTCTCCTGGCTTCCTGTCGGGAACAGCTGAGGGTGAGGACGGCGATGGGACCGATGCGGACGGGCTTGCGGCCAGCACACTGCTACAACAGATGATGTCGTCGGTGGGCCGGGCGGGGTCAGCGGCGGCGGGGGACAGCGACGACGAGTCGAGGGCAGACGACAAGGGTGTCATGGACTACTATCTGAAGTATTTCAGCAGTACCCATGACAGCGACGTCTACCCGGCTTGGTCGCAGAAGGTGGAGAAGAAGATCCGGGCCAAGGCCTTCCAGAAGTGCCCCATCTGTGAGAAGGTCATCCAGGGCGCCGGCAAGCTCCCGCGGCATATCCGGACCCACACCGGTGAGAAGCCCTATGAATGCAACATCTGCAAGGTCCGATTCACCAG GCAGGACAAGCTCAAGGTGCACATGAGGAAGCACACAGGTGAGAAGCCGTACCTGTGCCAGCAGTGCGGGGCGGCCTTCGCCCACAACTACGACCTGAAAAACCACATGCGTGTGCACACCGGCCTGCGGCCCTACCAGTGTGACAGCTGCTGCAAGACCTTCGTCCGCTCCGACCACCTGCACAGACACCTCAAGAAAGACGGCTGTAATGGCGTCCCCTCACGCCGTGGCCGCAAGCCCCGAGTCCGGGGCGGGGGGCTCGGGGGACCCGaccctggccctggggccactGCACCGCCCAGCGCCTCCGCCCCACCTGGCTCCCCTGAGGCCCGGCGCAATGGCCAGGAGAAGCACTTTAaggacgaggacgaggacgaggaggaggccAGCCCTGATGGCCTGGGCAGGTTGAATGTAGCGGGTgctggtggagggggtggtgATGGGGCCACTGGGAACCCTGCCGACGGCAGCTTCGCGGCTGGACTCGCCTGA